Proteins encoded within one genomic window of Flavobacterium gilvum:
- a CDS encoding DUF3826 domain-containing protein: MMSIKKLSVLFLLFAFCTISAQQYKNPEYIKVTNERAAKIVAKLELANPAKEKAVTDVIAQQFRDLSKIQDERDAEIKKVKEDSSLSKEKQNEKIDKQKEDATKSIDKLHASYLKKLGKHLNEDKITGVKDGMTYGVLPITVTAYNDMIPTLTKEEKEFIYNALVEAREHAMDGGSSDEKHAWFGKYKGRINNYLSKRGYDLNKEREGWNKRIEERKKAEAAK; this comes from the coding sequence GTCAATAAAAAAATTAAGTGTATTGTTTTTGCTTTTTGCTTTTTGCACGATTAGCGCACAACAATATAAGAATCCTGAATATATTAAAGTGACCAATGAAAGAGCAGCAAAAATTGTTGCCAAATTAGAATTGGCAAATCCAGCAAAAGAAAAAGCGGTTACTGATGTAATCGCACAGCAATTTCGTGATTTGAGCAAAATTCAGGATGAAAGAGATGCCGAAATTAAAAAAGTAAAAGAAGACAGCTCTTTATCCAAAGAAAAGCAAAATGAGAAAATTGATAAGCAGAAAGAAGATGCTACCAAGTCAATTGACAAATTGCACGCCTCCTATTTGAAAAAATTAGGCAAACACTTAAATGAAGATAAAATTACTGGCGTAAAAGACGGGATGACTTACGGAGTTCTTCCAATTACAGTTACTGCTTATAACGATATGATACCAACTTTGACTAAGGAGGAAAAAGAATTTATCTACAATGCATTGGTTGAAGCTCGCGAACATGCAATGGATGGAGGTTCTTCTGATGAAAAACATGCCTGGTTTGGTAAATACAAAGGAAGAATCAACAATTATTTGTCTAAACGTGGATATGATTTAAACAAAGAACGTGAGGGCTGGAATAAACGTATCGAAGAACGCAAAAAAGCTGAAGCCGCTAAGTAG